From the genome of Ralstonia pickettii, one region includes:
- the mnmC gene encoding bifunctional tRNA (5-methylaminomethyl-2-thiouridine)(34)-methyltransferase MnmD/FAD-dependent 5-carboxymethylaminomethyl-2-thiouridine(34) oxidoreductase MnmC: protein MPRGLVLATPQLTSDGTPFSAQYDDVYHSSQGGLAQAHHVFLGGNDLPSAWQGKRSFTIVETGFGQGLNFLATWAAWRDDPRRCARLDFVSIEKHPFDRAGLSIVHPQGGPLAPLAEMLRQSWPVPMPGVHRLALDGGRVTLTLLFGDAMETLPQLSCAADAFYLDGFSPAKNPDLWQPRVFKQLARVARAGATLATYTAAGFVRRGLQEAGFEVRKAPGFGSKRDMTVAQFPTHWRTRRGPAEAPVWSQHHAIVLGAGLAGCAVAERLASRGWHITLIDENEGPARGTSAHRAAAMHPHVSIDDSVLSRLSRAGNLLARRHWDALDRAGFATGFQRTGVLQLAEHAGDAIEQQRIVQALGYPTDYIDWLNVEEAAERIGASVPQGGWWFAQAGWVAPPDICRANLAAAGAAVDARWNTRVESLRQDGDQWAALDAHGDVIARAPVIVLANSLGAARLAPLTSASLKPVRGQLTDVPVTALQAGAAWPKAVVCGEGYLLPAEQGAQSVRIGSSFQPGASDLTERVADHVANLRRLTALQPGQAGALAKLDPAQLRGYVGVRCVSANRLPLIGPLADEAAAAVPGFRLRGPHAQLPRLAGLYAALAYGSRGLTWSVLGAELLAAQIDGGPLPLESDLVAALDPGRFVLRALQHGGLQGQGAARTESKAAEPLD from the coding sequence ATGCCACGCGGCCTCGTTCTCGCCACGCCTCAGCTCACGTCGGACGGCACGCCGTTCTCCGCGCAATACGACGACGTCTATCACAGCTCTCAAGGCGGTCTGGCGCAGGCGCATCATGTCTTCTTGGGCGGCAATGACTTACCCTCGGCGTGGCAGGGCAAGCGAAGCTTCACCATTGTCGAAACAGGTTTCGGCCAAGGTCTGAATTTCCTTGCCACGTGGGCCGCGTGGCGCGACGATCCGCGGCGTTGCGCGCGACTCGATTTCGTTTCGATCGAGAAGCACCCATTCGATCGCGCCGGCTTGTCGATCGTGCATCCACAAGGCGGCCCGCTGGCGCCGCTCGCCGAGATGCTCCGTCAATCGTGGCCCGTGCCCATGCCGGGTGTGCATCGCCTGGCCCTCGATGGCGGCCGCGTCACCCTGACGCTGCTGTTTGGTGACGCGATGGAGACGCTGCCCCAACTGTCGTGCGCTGCCGACGCGTTTTATCTCGACGGCTTCTCTCCCGCAAAAAACCCGGATTTGTGGCAGCCGCGCGTGTTCAAGCAGCTTGCGCGGGTAGCGCGCGCCGGCGCGACATTGGCCACGTACACCGCCGCTGGATTTGTGCGGCGCGGCTTGCAGGAAGCTGGTTTCGAGGTGCGCAAGGCGCCCGGTTTCGGCTCCAAACGCGACATGACCGTCGCGCAATTTCCAACCCACTGGCGCACGCGGCGCGGACCGGCTGAAGCGCCGGTCTGGAGCCAACATCACGCCATCGTGCTCGGCGCCGGGCTTGCCGGCTGCGCCGTTGCAGAACGGCTCGCATCGCGCGGCTGGCACATCACGCTCATCGATGAAAACGAGGGCCCCGCGCGTGGCACGTCTGCGCATCGTGCAGCGGCCATGCATCCCCATGTGTCCATCGACGACAGCGTGCTGTCGCGGCTATCGCGCGCAGGCAATCTCCTTGCGCGCCGCCACTGGGACGCGCTGGATCGCGCCGGCTTCGCCACAGGTTTCCAACGCACCGGTGTCCTGCAACTCGCTGAACACGCCGGCGACGCCATCGAGCAGCAACGCATCGTGCAAGCGCTCGGCTATCCAACCGATTACATCGACTGGCTCAATGTGGAGGAGGCCGCCGAACGCATCGGAGCCAGCGTTCCGCAGGGAGGGTGGTGGTTTGCGCAAGCCGGCTGGGTCGCACCGCCGGACATTTGCCGTGCCAATCTCGCCGCTGCCGGGGCCGCTGTCGATGCACGTTGGAACACGCGTGTCGAATCGCTGCGCCAAGACGGCGATCAATGGGCGGCGCTGGACGCGCACGGAGATGTGATTGCCAGGGCGCCGGTCATCGTTCTCGCCAACAGTCTCGGTGCGGCACGTCTGGCGCCGTTGACATCCGCGTCGCTCAAGCCAGTGCGCGGTCAACTCACCGACGTGCCCGTCACTGCATTGCAAGCGGGCGCCGCGTGGCCAAAGGCCGTTGTTTGCGGCGAGGGGTACCTCTTGCCCGCCGAGCAGGGCGCACAGTCAGTGCGCATAGGTTCCTCATTCCAACCGGGCGCATCCGATCTGACGGAGCGCGTCGCCGATCACGTCGCCAATCTCCGGCGGCTGACCGCGTTGCAACCGGGCCAAGCCGGCGCGCTGGCAAAGCTCGACCCTGCCCAGCTACGAGGCTATGTCGGGGTGCGGTGCGTCTCGGCCAATCGGTTGCCGTTGATCGGTCCGCTGGCGGATGAGGCCGCCGCTGCGGTACCCGGTTTTCGCTTGCGCGGGCCGCATGCGCAATTGCCTCGCCTTGCCGGGCTGTATGCCGCACTTGCGTATGGTTCGCGCGGCCTCACATGGTCGGTACTGGGCGCGGAGTTGCTGGCGGCACAGATTGACGGTGGCCCGCTCCCCCTGGAATCCGACCTGGTGGCAGCGCTCGACCCTGGCCGCTTTGTCCTGCGTGCGTTGCAACACGGAGGCCTCCAAGGACAGGGCGCCGCACGCACGGAAAGCAAGGCTGCGGAACCGCTGGATTGA
- a CDS encoding GNAT family N-acetyltransferase produces the protein MRAPEIIVTDDADDEWIQIIGNGLNQFNDMHVGYGDRRPLAVLVRDPHSGDVVGGASGRTSLGLLFLDLFHLPQALRGMGIGTEVLRRFEEEGRRRGCRAAVVYTISFQAPEFYERNGWVRFGEVPCDPPGTSRVFLSKTL, from the coding sequence ATGCGCGCTCCAGAGATTATCGTTACCGACGACGCGGATGATGAATGGATTCAGATCATCGGGAACGGCCTGAACCAGTTCAACGATATGCACGTCGGCTATGGCGACCGGCGACCGCTTGCGGTGCTCGTCCGAGATCCCCACAGCGGCGATGTCGTGGGCGGCGCGAGTGGTCGCACGTCGCTCGGCTTGCTGTTCCTCGATCTGTTCCATCTGCCCCAGGCATTGCGCGGCATGGGCATCGGAACCGAGGTGTTGCGCAGGTTTGAGGAAGAAGGGCGCCGCAGGGGATGTCGCGCTGCGGTGGTCTATACGATCAGCTTTCAGGCGCCGGAGTTTTACGAACGAAACGGCTGGGTACGGTTTGGAGAGGTCCCGTGCGATCCGCCCGGCACGAGCCGCGTTTTCCTGAGCAAGACGTTGTGA
- the cyoD gene encoding cytochrome o ubiquinol oxidase subunit IV, with translation MSAQDQTMNGHGHGHEGHHHEEEIGPHATLGGYLTGFVLSVFLTAIPFWLVMANVFDKSSTTAVTILLIGAVQIVVHMIFFLHMNAKSEGGWNMLSLMFTLVLVVITLSGSLWVMYHLNTNMMPHMRPAQTTPTVLPARTQ, from the coding sequence ATGAGCGCGCAAGATCAAACGATGAACGGCCACGGTCATGGCCACGAGGGCCATCACCACGAAGAAGAGATCGGGCCGCACGCCACACTGGGCGGTTACCTGACGGGCTTCGTTCTGTCTGTCTTCCTGACGGCGATTCCGTTCTGGCTGGTAATGGCGAACGTCTTCGACAAATCGTCAACCACCGCCGTGACAATCCTGCTCATCGGTGCGGTGCAGATCGTGGTGCACATGATTTTTTTCCTGCACATGAACGCCAAATCCGAAGGCGGCTGGAACATGCTGTCGCTGATGTTCACGTTGGTGTTGGTTGTCATCACGCTCAGTGGTTCGCTTTGGGTGATGTACCACCTGAATACAAACATGATGCCGCACATGCGGCCCGCGCAGACGACGCCTACCGTCCTGCCTGCCCGGACGCAATAG
- the cyoC gene encoding cytochrome o ubiquinol oxidase subunit III — MAETTASLHVTAPSGTTTVDDIPPGGYQFHVTEEPHVPNGTLLGFWLYLMSDCLIFACLFAAYGVLGREYAGGPTGAELFELPLVALNTSFLLLSSITYGFAMLQMQQRKVSAMQIWLAITWVFGAAFLAVELYEFAHLIHEGAGPTRSAFLTSFFSLVGTHGLHVTFGLIWLIVLMVQVSKHGLITANKRRLMCLSMFWHFLDVVWIGVFTFVYLMGTLP; from the coding sequence ATGGCTGAAACGACCGCATCCCTGCATGTGACCGCCCCCAGCGGTACCACCACGGTGGATGACATACCGCCGGGAGGCTACCAGTTCCACGTCACCGAAGAACCGCACGTGCCAAACGGCACGTTGCTCGGGTTCTGGCTGTACCTGATGAGCGACTGCCTGATATTTGCTTGCCTGTTTGCCGCCTATGGCGTACTGGGCCGCGAATACGCGGGCGGGCCTACCGGGGCGGAGCTCTTCGAGTTGCCGCTGGTGGCGCTGAACACGTCTTTCCTGCTCCTGTCGTCCATTACATACGGCTTTGCAATGCTGCAGATGCAGCAGCGCAAGGTGTCGGCCATGCAGATCTGGCTGGCCATCACGTGGGTCTTCGGTGCCGCGTTCCTTGCGGTCGAGCTTTACGAATTCGCTCACCTGATCCACGAGGGTGCGGGGCCGACGCGCAGTGCATTCCTGACTTCGTTCTTCTCGCTGGTCGGCACGCACGGGCTGCACGTGACGTTTGGCTTGATCTGGCTCATCGTGCTGATGGTGCAAGTGTCCAAGCACGGGCTGATCACGGCCAACAAGCGTCGGCTGATGTGCCTGTCGATGTTCTGGCACTTTCTGGACGTTGTCTGGATCGGCGTCTTTACCTTCGTCTACCTGATGGGAACGCTGCCATGA
- the cyoB gene encoding cytochrome o ubiquinol oxidase subunit I — protein MPERSELANMIFGRLTWEAIPYHEPILLATFAVVALGGLVLVGALTYFRVWGYLWREWFTSIDHKKIGIMYVVLGIVMLLRGFADAVMMRIQQAVAFGDNLGYLPPHHYDQIFTAHGVIMIFFVAMPLVTGLMNFVMPLQIGARDVAFPFLNNFSFWMTTGGAVLVMMSLFVGEFARTGWLAYPPLSGIVASPDVGVDYYIWALQIAGVGTVLSGINLLVTIVKMRAPGMTLMRMPIFTWTALCTNTLIVAAFPVLTAAVTLLALDRYLGTHFFTVEQGGSAMMYVNLIWIWGHPEVYILVLPAFGIFSEVVATFSRKRLFGYASMVYATVVITVLSYLVWLHHFFTMGSGASVNSFFGITTMIISIPTGAKIFNWLFTMYHGKIRFEPPMLWTVGFMVTFVIGGMTGVLLAVPPADFSLHNSLFLIAHFHNVIIGGVLFGLMAGITYWFPKAFGYRLVSSWGKASFWFWFVGFYIAFMPLYWLGMLGVTRRMNHFQDPSLQIWFQIAALGALLIAVGIACFLIQLVVSFLRREELRDTTGDPWNGRTLEWSTSSPPPQYNFAMTPLVHDADAWWQMKQYGYRRPQEGFKPIHMPKGTAAGIVLAGLSTLCGFALIWHIWWLAIASFAATIISAIIHTFNYKRDYYIPAEEVIRTEASRTQLMAGHG, from the coding sequence ATGCCCGAGCGTTCTGAACTCGCCAACATGATTTTTGGCCGCCTGACGTGGGAGGCCATTCCGTATCACGAGCCGATCCTGCTCGCCACGTTCGCGGTCGTCGCGCTGGGCGGTCTCGTGCTGGTCGGTGCGCTGACGTATTTCCGCGTCTGGGGTTACCTCTGGCGTGAATGGTTCACCAGCATCGACCACAAGAAGATCGGCATCATGTATGTCGTGCTGGGCATCGTGATGCTGCTGCGCGGCTTTGCGGATGCCGTCATGATGCGAATACAACAAGCGGTGGCCTTTGGTGACAACCTGGGCTACCTGCCGCCGCACCACTACGACCAGATCTTCACCGCGCACGGCGTGATCATGATCTTCTTTGTCGCCATGCCGCTGGTGACGGGGCTCATGAACTTTGTCATGCCGCTGCAGATCGGTGCCCGCGACGTGGCGTTCCCCTTCCTCAACAACTTCAGCTTCTGGATGACCACAGGCGGCGCCGTCCTGGTGATGATGTCGCTGTTCGTGGGCGAATTCGCACGCACCGGCTGGCTGGCCTATCCACCCCTGTCGGGCATCGTTGCCAGCCCCGATGTGGGCGTCGATTACTACATATGGGCGCTACAGATAGCGGGCGTCGGGACCGTGCTATCGGGCATCAACCTGCTGGTCACCATCGTCAAGATGCGCGCGCCCGGCATGACGTTGATGCGCATGCCGATCTTCACCTGGACGGCGCTGTGCACCAACACGCTGATCGTTGCAGCGTTTCCGGTGCTGACGGCCGCCGTGACGCTGCTTGCGCTGGACCGCTACCTGGGCACCCATTTCTTTACCGTCGAGCAGGGCGGCAGCGCGATGATGTATGTGAACCTGATCTGGATCTGGGGGCACCCCGAGGTCTACATCCTGGTGCTGCCCGCGTTCGGCATCTTCTCCGAAGTAGTGGCCACGTTCTCCCGCAAGCGCCTGTTCGGCTACGCGTCGATGGTGTACGCCACGGTCGTCATCACCGTGCTGTCTTACCTGGTCTGGCTCCATCATTTCTTCACCATGGGGTCAGGCGCCAGCGTCAACTCGTTCTTCGGGATCACGACGATGATTATCTCCATCCCGACAGGCGCCAAGATCTTCAATTGGCTGTTCACGATGTATCACGGAAAGATCCGTTTCGAGCCGCCGATGTTGTGGACGGTCGGGTTCATGGTGACGTTCGTCATTGGCGGGATGACCGGTGTGCTGCTGGCGGTGCCGCCGGCCGATTTCTCGTTGCACAACAGCCTCTTCCTGATTGCACACTTCCACAACGTGATCATTGGCGGGGTGCTGTTCGGTCTCATGGCCGGCATTACGTACTGGTTTCCCAAGGCCTTTGGATACCGCCTGGTGTCGTCGTGGGGCAAGGCCTCGTTCTGGTTCTGGTTTGTCGGTTTCTACATCGCGTTCATGCCGTTGTACTGGCTGGGCATGCTTGGGGTCACCCGCCGGATGAACCATTTCCAGGATCCGTCCTTGCAGATCTGGTTCCAGATTGCCGCATTGGGCGCCTTGCTGATCGCCGTCGGCATTGCCTGCTTCCTGATCCAGCTGGTGGTCAGCTTCCTGCGTCGAGAGGAACTCCGCGACACGACCGGCGACCCATGGAATGGCCGGACGTTGGAGTGGTCGACTTCCTCTCCGCCTCCGCAATACAACTTCGCAATGACGCCGCTCGTACATGACGCCGACGCCTGGTGGCAGATGAAGCAGTACGGTTACCGGCGTCCGCAGGAGGGCTTCAAGCCGATCCACATGCCAAAGGGCACCGCCGCCGGCATCGTGCTGGCGGGGCTCTCCACGTTGTGCGGTTTTGCGCTGATCTGGCATATCTGGTGGCTGGCCATCGCGTCGTTCGCGGCCACGATCATCTCGGCGATCATCCACACCTTCAATTACAAGCGCGACTACTACATTCCGGCGGAAGAGGTGATCCGGACCGAAGCATCGCGCACCCAACTGATGGCAGGCCATGGCTGA
- the cyoA gene encoding ubiquinol oxidase subunit II, with protein sequence MPRFNAVVTPLGITGRSLWRGAAIALLVTLTGCSHAVLLSPAGDMAVRQRDLIIIATCLMLLIIVPVIVLTLLFAWRYRESAENAHYNPDWDHSTVLELAIWAAPLLIIITLGAITWVSTHQLDPYRPLTRLDQDRPIPAETKPLTVEVVAMDWKWLFVYPEQGIATVNELAAPVDRPIAFKITATSVMNAFFVPSLAGMVYAMPGMETTLHAVINRPGVYDGFSSNYSGEGFSHMRFKFHGLPNDEFDRWVQQVKASGTSLSKDTYLKLAKPSESEPVQRYASVAPDLYDRILNRCVDGQACLANTMASNRNVKRFDPTAEICTASNTVDVMPMFAADAAINDGRRLLR encoded by the coding sequence ATGCAGTAGTGACACCCCTTGGAATTACGGGAAGGTCGCTTTGGCGAGGTGCAGCAATTGCCTTGTTGGTGACCCTTACAGGTTGTAGCCACGCGGTGCTGTTGTCGCCGGCTGGCGACATGGCGGTGCGACAGCGGGATCTGATCATCATTGCGACATGTCTGATGTTGCTGATCATCGTCCCGGTGATCGTGCTCACGCTGTTGTTTGCATGGCGGTATCGGGAGAGCGCTGAAAACGCGCACTACAACCCCGATTGGGATCATTCCACCGTGCTGGAGCTGGCCATCTGGGCTGCGCCGCTCCTGATCATCATTACGCTGGGCGCCATCACCTGGGTGAGCACCCATCAACTCGATCCATATCGGCCGCTGACGCGGCTGGATCAGGATCGCCCGATACCCGCCGAGACCAAGCCGCTTACCGTGGAGGTGGTGGCAATGGACTGGAAGTGGCTGTTTGTCTATCCCGAGCAGGGCATCGCCACCGTCAACGAACTGGCCGCCCCGGTCGACCGGCCCATTGCGTTCAAGATCACGGCGACCTCGGTCATGAACGCGTTCTTCGTGCCTTCTCTTGCGGGCATGGTCTATGCGATGCCGGGCATGGAAACCACGCTTCATGCGGTGATCAACCGGCCCGGCGTCTATGACGGGTTCTCTTCCAACTACAGCGGCGAAGGCTTCTCGCACATGCGGTTCAAATTCCACGGGCTGCCGAACGACGAGTTCGACCGGTGGGTCCAGCAGGTCAAGGCCTCTGGCACGTCGCTGTCGAAAGACACCTACCTGAAGCTCGCCAAGCCGAGCGAGAGCGAACCCGTGCAGCGCTACGCCAGCGTGGCGCCAGACCTTTATGACCGCATCCTGAACCGCTGTGTGGACGGCCAGGCATGCCTGGCCAACACCATGGCGAGCAACCGCAACGTGAAGCGCTTCGACCCGACGGCGGAAATCTGTACCGCCAGCAACACGGTCGATGTCATGCCCATGTTTGCGGCGGATGCGGCCATCAACGACGGTCGAAGGTTGTTGCGGTAG